A genomic stretch from Xenopus laevis strain J_2021 chromosome 6S, Xenopus_laevis_v10.1, whole genome shotgun sequence includes:
- the LOC108719634 gene encoding gastrula zinc finger protein XlCGF26.1-like isoform X1 translates to MVGLCSLLSGSPEMETRRLEGKWENEEPDTEDPLDTIKREMDPVPGAASPETQPEILQIKIKEEELDPEDLLNSTEISTGSLTYGDQSLNGELTWDISKTWLGHWNSEVPEYSAPASSLDTECSKTLYIENPLHKTQRIHSGLKPFGHKNIGQKTSFKRSKRIHTGEKLFICRECGRSFAFRSSLQNHIKIHSGERVFKCRECGKCFPIKNELRKHYKVHTGEKPFTCTECGKSFSQKNNLLAHKRIHTGEKPFACVECGRRFSIKSNLISHMRIHTGEKPFTCTECWKRFPQKYQLLIHMNIHTGVKRFSCTECEKVFNLRSTLQRHQAIHTRDKPFSCTMCGKGFSGNSSLLTHQKIHTGEKPFICVDCGKNFCQKNDLLTHKRIHTGEKPFTCVECGKSFSNRSNFHKHQKIHTGERPFACKECGKRFCQKSNLLSHQKLHTGLKPFGCMECGKCFSTKNELLNHEKIHTGEKPFTCTDCGKSFSRKNLLQSHRRTHTGEKPFICAECGKSFYQKSSLLAHERIHSDDRPFACTECWERFSQKYLLLRHMNRHTGLKPFICTECGKGFSLKSSLQRHQTIHTGEKPFTCAICSKSFSQKGTLDRHQKIHTGEKPFRCAECGKCFSQKSTLQGHQKTHLR, encoded by the exons atggtgggtttgtgttccttgctgtcaggttctccagagatggaaacaaggaggttagaggggaaatgggagaatgaagagccggacactgaggatcctctggacacaataaagaggGAAATGGATCCCGTTCCTGGGGCCG CTTCCCCAGAGACACAaccagaaatattacagataaagataAAGGAAGAAGAACTGGACCCTGAAGATCTTCTGAACTCAACTGAAATCTCTACAGGGTCACTCACTTATGGGG aTCAATCGTTGAATGGTGAACTGACCTGGGACATTTCCAAGACATGGCTCGGACACTGGAATTCAGAGGTTCCCGAGTACAGTGCTCCTGCTAGTTCTTTGGATACGGAATGCAGTAAAACTTTATATATAGAGAacccactgcacaaaacacagagAATTCACTCAGGGTTGAAACCTTTTGGCCATAAAAACATTGGTCAGAAAACCAGCTTTAAGAGATCCAAGAGGATTCACACCGGGGAGAAGCTCTTCATCTGCAGAGAATGTGGGAGAAGCTTCGCTTTCAGGAGCAGCCTCCAAAATCACATCAAAATCCACTCCGGCGAGAGAGTTTTCAAATGCAGggaatgtggcaaatgtttccCCATAAAGAACGAACTTCGCAAACATTATAAGgttcacaccggggagaaacccttcacctGTACGGAATGTGGGAAGAGCTTCTCTCAGAAGAACAATCTCCTGGCGCACAAGAGGATTCACACGGGGGAGAAGCCATTCGCATGCGTGGAATGCGGCAGAAGGTTTTCCATAAAGAGCAACCTTATATCACACATGAGGattcacaccggggagaaacccttcacctGCACAGAATGTTGGAAGCGATTTCCCCAGAAGTACCAGCTTCTGATTCACATGAATATTCACACCGGCGTGAAACgcttctcttgtacagaatgtgagaAGGTGTTTAATTTAAGGAGCACTCTCCAAAGACACCAGGCCATTCACACCAGGGATAAACCTTTCTCATGTACAATGTGCGGTAAGGGCTTCTCCGGAAATAGCAGTCTCCTTACGCACCAGAaaatccacacaggggagaaaccatttatcTGCGTCGACTGTGGGAAAAACTTTTGCCAAAAGAATGACCTTTTGACGCACAAGAGGATTCAtacgggggagaaaccattcacttgtgtggaatgtgggaaaagcttctCCAACAGGAGCAACTTTcataaacaccaaaaaattcacacCGGAGAGAGGCCGTTTGCCTGTAAAGAATGTGGGAAACGGTTCTGTCAGAAGAGCAACCTCCTCAGCCACCAGAAGCTGCACACGGGCCTGAAACCTTTTGGGTGCATGGAGTGCGGGAAATGCTTCTCTACAAAGAACGAACTTCTTAATCATGAGAAaattcacaccggggagaaaccattcacctgcacaGACTGTGGCAAAAGCTTCTCCCGGAAAAACCTTCTTCAGTCGCACAGAAggactcacacaggagagaaaccgttCATATGCGCTGAATGTGGCAAAAGCTTCTATCAGAAGAGCAGTCTCCTGGCGCACGAGCGGATTCATAGTGACGACAGGCCGTTTGCATGCACTGAATGCTGGGAAAGGTTTTCTCAAAAGTACCTGCTCCTGAGGCACATGAACAGGCATACGGGGCTAAAACCTTTCATATGCACGGAGTGTGGGAAGGGTTTCAGTTTAAAGAGCAGCCTGCAGAGGCACCAGAccattcacacaggggagaaaccattcacatgcGCGATATGCAGCAAAAGTTTCTCCCAGAAGGGCACCCTCGACCGGCACCAAaaaattcacacaggggagaaacctttcagGTGTGCGGAGTGTGGGAAATGCTTCTCTCAAAAGAGCACCCTTCAAGGACACCAAAAAACCCACTTGCGTTAA
- the LOC108719634 gene encoding gastrula zinc finger protein XlCGF26.1-like isoform X2 codes for METRRLEGKWENEEPDTEDPLDTIKREMDPVPGAASPETQPEILQIKIKEEELDPEDLLNSTEISTGSLTYGDQSLNGELTWDISKTWLGHWNSEVPEYSAPASSLDTECSKTLYIENPLHKTQRIHSGLKPFGHKNIGQKTSFKRSKRIHTGEKLFICRECGRSFAFRSSLQNHIKIHSGERVFKCRECGKCFPIKNELRKHYKVHTGEKPFTCTECGKSFSQKNNLLAHKRIHTGEKPFACVECGRRFSIKSNLISHMRIHTGEKPFTCTECWKRFPQKYQLLIHMNIHTGVKRFSCTECEKVFNLRSTLQRHQAIHTRDKPFSCTMCGKGFSGNSSLLTHQKIHTGEKPFICVDCGKNFCQKNDLLTHKRIHTGEKPFTCVECGKSFSNRSNFHKHQKIHTGERPFACKECGKRFCQKSNLLSHQKLHTGLKPFGCMECGKCFSTKNELLNHEKIHTGEKPFTCTDCGKSFSRKNLLQSHRRTHTGEKPFICAECGKSFYQKSSLLAHERIHSDDRPFACTECWERFSQKYLLLRHMNRHTGLKPFICTECGKGFSLKSSLQRHQTIHTGEKPFTCAICSKSFSQKGTLDRHQKIHTGEKPFRCAECGKCFSQKSTLQGHQKTHLR; via the exons atggaaacaaggaggttagaggggaaatgggagaatgaagagccggacactgaggatcctctggacacaataaagaggGAAATGGATCCCGTTCCTGGGGCCG CTTCCCCAGAGACACAaccagaaatattacagataaagataAAGGAAGAAGAACTGGACCCTGAAGATCTTCTGAACTCAACTGAAATCTCTACAGGGTCACTCACTTATGGGG aTCAATCGTTGAATGGTGAACTGACCTGGGACATTTCCAAGACATGGCTCGGACACTGGAATTCAGAGGTTCCCGAGTACAGTGCTCCTGCTAGTTCTTTGGATACGGAATGCAGTAAAACTTTATATATAGAGAacccactgcacaaaacacagagAATTCACTCAGGGTTGAAACCTTTTGGCCATAAAAACATTGGTCAGAAAACCAGCTTTAAGAGATCCAAGAGGATTCACACCGGGGAGAAGCTCTTCATCTGCAGAGAATGTGGGAGAAGCTTCGCTTTCAGGAGCAGCCTCCAAAATCACATCAAAATCCACTCCGGCGAGAGAGTTTTCAAATGCAGggaatgtggcaaatgtttccCCATAAAGAACGAACTTCGCAAACATTATAAGgttcacaccggggagaaacccttcacctGTACGGAATGTGGGAAGAGCTTCTCTCAGAAGAACAATCTCCTGGCGCACAAGAGGATTCACACGGGGGAGAAGCCATTCGCATGCGTGGAATGCGGCAGAAGGTTTTCCATAAAGAGCAACCTTATATCACACATGAGGattcacaccggggagaaacccttcacctGCACAGAATGTTGGAAGCGATTTCCCCAGAAGTACCAGCTTCTGATTCACATGAATATTCACACCGGCGTGAAACgcttctcttgtacagaatgtgagaAGGTGTTTAATTTAAGGAGCACTCTCCAAAGACACCAGGCCATTCACACCAGGGATAAACCTTTCTCATGTACAATGTGCGGTAAGGGCTTCTCCGGAAATAGCAGTCTCCTTACGCACCAGAaaatccacacaggggagaaaccatttatcTGCGTCGACTGTGGGAAAAACTTTTGCCAAAAGAATGACCTTTTGACGCACAAGAGGATTCAtacgggggagaaaccattcacttgtgtggaatgtgggaaaagcttctCCAACAGGAGCAACTTTcataaacaccaaaaaattcacacCGGAGAGAGGCCGTTTGCCTGTAAAGAATGTGGGAAACGGTTCTGTCAGAAGAGCAACCTCCTCAGCCACCAGAAGCTGCACACGGGCCTGAAACCTTTTGGGTGCATGGAGTGCGGGAAATGCTTCTCTACAAAGAACGAACTTCTTAATCATGAGAAaattcacaccggggagaaaccattcacctgcacaGACTGTGGCAAAAGCTTCTCCCGGAAAAACCTTCTTCAGTCGCACAGAAggactcacacaggagagaaaccgttCATATGCGCTGAATGTGGCAAAAGCTTCTATCAGAAGAGCAGTCTCCTGGCGCACGAGCGGATTCATAGTGACGACAGGCCGTTTGCATGCACTGAATGCTGGGAAAGGTTTTCTCAAAAGTACCTGCTCCTGAGGCACATGAACAGGCATACGGGGCTAAAACCTTTCATATGCACGGAGTGTGGGAAGGGTTTCAGTTTAAAGAGCAGCCTGCAGAGGCACCAGAccattcacacaggggagaaaccattcacatgcGCGATATGCAGCAAAAGTTTCTCCCAGAAGGGCACCCTCGACCGGCACCAAaaaattcacacaggggagaaacctttcagGTGTGCGGAGTGTGGGAAATGCTTCTCTCAAAAGAGCACCCTTCAAGGACACCAAAAAACCCACTTGCGTTAA